In Calliopsis andreniformis isolate RMS-2024a chromosome 6, iyCalAndr_principal, whole genome shotgun sequence, a single genomic region encodes these proteins:
- the LOC143180177 gene encoding nuclear exosome regulator NRDE2-like isoform X3, which yields MSLFPAYSTETEKSSDSSKPDSSPKENESVGWLYNSSYHLERISSNNFVDFSSEDSDETVTEIPRLNKQILYDTTSVSTERSTLEEKTKRGTKHTKKRKKGKRKYTHEVQKNLRYEREVDNIYFEDKHRDKGNDTVKTLCSRVRPYYDVKNYCLGFVSYKQPNKSICERYYTQSIDFIEKAKDMDSIIRRESTIDSSKEEKYLSQWYTNFEEYQTIKTKEYNERLTNDASNIKLWLEYIDFQNTLGHFQKYQTIKDVHRAITVKKLSIVEKAIEKNPESVELLRLKLSFMGELLPADEFSEQLETLVNKDSGNIVLWQEFIMTVQASVAMCTVPKVLDLYSKCFCILKHKARTNPRIYDERLLQMLYWCLTFLRHTGLWEQMWETIRLNLSLNLSLNKDSLAFRKTIDEKKLIGMEELILMSRLPLNQLWQRTESLRENCHWISVSRDELELVGDSRRFILPDDVADFVHPILSRNLNFRMAIHALLLLKVPLLPTRDYGLQMLSLKEFQWGVETSEVLLPFAYPMVGEITSHNERKELLTGILEGRLTSGPQYLTFHPAQESYLEFIREVFLTIAENLPSLQRTSIYIWWLRYERLLICLHKDDPLKYDTKGKKLKTMLKEFLKKEENRNNLYFYKEYALIEKEMGRFDNCVNILETAIQSQGAYPSAVSNSEEKAALLSLYRTFIETLLNSDTYKDTNKLRLMNVIKRMVPGENENQLLLVEKYLENCVKSFLQEAPCEDETDTYFLPNLKCDTIACYAYLLYIRNSSTDVIVGMFTSCINHYKGCPRIQEMLYESQIVLLELHCRQTRENGILMRGTGFPSMRNPNHCGTIISGEAPESDDDGTSLSSVSGAIDAIACMPYTEIKITKSKKCSIKYNSLLHKKLCIA from the exons ATGTCTTTATTTCCGGCATATTCCACGGAAACAGAAAAATCTTCTGATTCTAGTAAACCAGACAGTTCTCCAAAAG AAAATGAATCAGTTGGTTGGCTATACAACTCTAGTTATCATCTAGAACGGATTTCATCTAACAATTTTGTCGATTTCTCATCCGAAGATTCTGATGAAACTGTCACTGAAATTCCTCGTTTAAATAAACAGATATTGTATGATACTACTTCCGTGAGTACCGAGAGATCTACACTGGAAGAAAAAACGAAAAGAGGTACCAAACATaccaaaaagagaaaaaaaggaaaacgtAAATATACTCATGAAGTACAGAAAAACTTAAGATATGAACGAGAAGTGGACAATATTTATTTCGAAGACAAACATAGAGATAAAGGAAACGATACCGTAAAGACGCTTTGCTCCAGAGTAAGACCGTATTACGACGTTAAAAATTATTGTCTTGGTTTTGTTTCATACAAGCAACCAAACAAAAGTATCTGTGAAAGATATTACACACAAAGTATCGACTTTATAGAGAAAGCAAAAGACATGGACAGCATTATTAGAAGAGAATCGACTATAGACTCGTCCAAAGAAGAAAAATACCTTTCTCAGTGGTATACTAACTTTGAAGAATACCAAACGATTAAGACTAAAGAGTATAATGAAAGATTAACCAATGACGCGAGTAATATTAAATTATGGCTTGAATATATTGACTTTCAG AACACATTAGgacattttcaaaaatatcaaaCTATAAAAGATGTCCACCGAGCAATAACGGTGAAAAAGTTATCAATTGTTGAGAAGGCTATAGAAAAAAATCCAGAGTCTGTAGAGTTATTAAGGCTAAAATTATCATTCATGGGAGAACTTTTACCAGCAGATGAATTTTCGGAACAACTGGAAACGTTAGTCAATAAAGATTCAGGAAACATTGTTTTGTGGCAAGAATTTATCATGACCGTTCAAGCTTCGGTAGCAATGTGTACAGTACCAAAAGTTTTAGATTTGTATTCAAAATGTTTCTGTATCTTAAAACATAAAGCTAGGACAAATCCTCGTATATACGATGAACGATTGTTAC AGATGCTGTATTGGTGTCTAACATTTCTAAGACACACTGGACTTTGGGAACAAATGTGGGAAACCATACGTTTAAATCTCAGTTTGAATCTTAGTCTAAACAAGGACAGTTTAGCTTTCCGGAAAACGAtagatgaaaaaaaattaa TTGGAATGGAAGAATTAATACTTATGTCAAGATTGCCACTGAATCAGTTGTGGCAAAGAACAGAATCGTTAAGAGAAAACTGTCATTGGATTAGCGTCAGTAGAGACGAATTAGAATTAGTTGGTGATTCTCGAAGATTTATTTTACCAGATGATGTCGCAGATTTCGTACATCCAATACTTTCACGGAATTTAAACTTTCGAATGGCTATTCATGCTTTACTTTTACTAAAAGTACCTCTCTTACCTACTCGAGACTATGGATTACAA ATGTTATCCCTCAAAGAATTTCAATGGGGCGTAGAAACTTCAGAAGTATTGCTTCCTTTCGCTTATCCTATGGTTGGCGAAATAACTAGTCATAATGAAAGGAAAGAATTATTAACTGGTATACTTGAAGGGCGTTTAACCTCAGGTCCTCAATATCTTACATTTCATCCTGCCCAGGAATCGTACCTGGAGTTTATACGTGAAGTATTTCTTACAATTGCCGAAAATTTACCTTCTTTGCAACGTACTAGTATATACATTTGGTGGTTACGATACGAAAGACTGCTTATTTGTCTTCATAAAGATGACCCCTTAAAATACGACACCAA GGGTAAGAAGTTGAAAACTATGTTAAAAGAATTTCTAAAAAAGGAGGAAAATAGGAACAATTTGTATTTTTACAAAGAATATGCGTTGATAGAAAAAGAGATGGGAAGATTCGATAATTGTGTGAATATTTTAGAAACAGCAATTCAATCTCAGGGTGCCTATCCATCTGCAGTTTCTAATTCTGAAGAAAAAGCAGCACTTCTCAGCTTATATCGAACATTTATCGAGACATTACTTAATTCTGACACATATAAAGACACAAATAAGCTGCGACTAATGAATGTTATTAAACGAATGGTGCCTGGAGAAAATGAAAATCAATTGCTACTCGTCGAAAAGTATTTGGAAAATTGTGTGAAAAGCTTTTTGCAGGAAGCTCCTTGCGAAGATGAAACGGACACGTATTTCTTACCAAATTTAAAGTGCGATACAATTGCATGTTATGCATACCTTTTGTATATACGAAATTCCAGTACTGATGTAATAGTGGGCATGTTTACGAGTTGTATAAATCATTATAAAGGGTGTCCCCGTATACAG GAAATGTTATACGAAAGTCAAATCGTACTTTTAGAGTTACATTGCAGACAAACTCGTGAAAACGGAATATTAATGAGG GGTACTGGATTTCCTTCTATGCGAAACCCTAATCATTGTGGTACTATCATTTCTGGCGAAGCACCTGAATCTGACGATG ATGGAACAAGTTTGAGCAGCGTCAGTGGAGCGATTGATGCTATAGCTTGCATGCCTTACACAGAAATCAAAATAACGAAATCAAAAAAATgttccataaaatacaacagtttactcCATAAAAAATTAT GTATCGCGTAA
- the LOC143180177 gene encoding nuclear exosome regulator NRDE2-like isoform X1, whose product MSLFPAYSTETEKSSDSSKPDSSPKENESVGWLYNSSYHLERISSNNFVDFSSEDSDETVTEIPRLNKQILYDTTSVSTERSTLEEKTKRGTKHTKKRKKGKRKYTHEVQKNLRYEREVDNIYFEDKHRDKGNDTVKTLCSRVRPYYDVKNYCLGFVSYKQPNKSICERYYTQSIDFIEKAKDMDSIIRRESTIDSSKEEKYLSQWYTNFEEYQTIKTKEYNERLTNDASNIKLWLEYIDFQNTLGHFQKYQTIKDVHRAITVKKLSIVEKAIEKNPESVELLRLKLSFMGELLPADEFSEQLETLVNKDSGNIVLWQEFIMTVQASVAMCTVPKVLDLYSKCFCILKHKARTNPRIYDERLLQMLYWCLTFLRHTGLWEQMWETIRLNLSLNLSLNKDSLAFRKTIDEKKLIGMEELILMSRLPLNQLWQRTESLRENCHWISVSRDELELVGDSRRFILPDDVADFVHPILSRNLNFRMAIHALLLLKVPLLPTRDYGLQMLSLKEFQWGVETSEVLLPFAYPMVGEITSHNERKELLTGILEGRLTSGPQYLTFHPAQESYLEFIREVFLTIAENLPSLQRTSIYIWWLRYERLLICLHKDDPLKYDTKGKKLKTMLKEFLKKEENRNNLYFYKEYALIEKEMGRFDNCVNILETAIQSQGAYPSAVSNSEEKAALLSLYRTFIETLLNSDTYKDTNKLRLMNVIKRMVPGENENQLLLVEKYLENCVKSFLQEAPCEDETDTYFLPNLKCDTIACYAYLLYIRNSSTDVIVGMFTSCINHYKGCPRIQEMLYESQIVLLELHCRQTRENGILMRVLDDMLYSYPNNFYALSVFACVESELPIWKCNSQKKKVELWRAIAICLANRKRIRFLRELEDFDGMNAAINKLLHFHQRLAKITTTKCCPLLWRLFMLFVREYNLCEKKGEEVYHESVEQCPWARSIYIDAAEVAPQLLTQVQDVIREKELRMHVTPEELDILRG is encoded by the exons ATGTCTTTATTTCCGGCATATTCCACGGAAACAGAAAAATCTTCTGATTCTAGTAAACCAGACAGTTCTCCAAAAG AAAATGAATCAGTTGGTTGGCTATACAACTCTAGTTATCATCTAGAACGGATTTCATCTAACAATTTTGTCGATTTCTCATCCGAAGATTCTGATGAAACTGTCACTGAAATTCCTCGTTTAAATAAACAGATATTGTATGATACTACTTCCGTGAGTACCGAGAGATCTACACTGGAAGAAAAAACGAAAAGAGGTACCAAACATaccaaaaagagaaaaaaaggaaaacgtAAATATACTCATGAAGTACAGAAAAACTTAAGATATGAACGAGAAGTGGACAATATTTATTTCGAAGACAAACATAGAGATAAAGGAAACGATACCGTAAAGACGCTTTGCTCCAGAGTAAGACCGTATTACGACGTTAAAAATTATTGTCTTGGTTTTGTTTCATACAAGCAACCAAACAAAAGTATCTGTGAAAGATATTACACACAAAGTATCGACTTTATAGAGAAAGCAAAAGACATGGACAGCATTATTAGAAGAGAATCGACTATAGACTCGTCCAAAGAAGAAAAATACCTTTCTCAGTGGTATACTAACTTTGAAGAATACCAAACGATTAAGACTAAAGAGTATAATGAAAGATTAACCAATGACGCGAGTAATATTAAATTATGGCTTGAATATATTGACTTTCAG AACACATTAGgacattttcaaaaatatcaaaCTATAAAAGATGTCCACCGAGCAATAACGGTGAAAAAGTTATCAATTGTTGAGAAGGCTATAGAAAAAAATCCAGAGTCTGTAGAGTTATTAAGGCTAAAATTATCATTCATGGGAGAACTTTTACCAGCAGATGAATTTTCGGAACAACTGGAAACGTTAGTCAATAAAGATTCAGGAAACATTGTTTTGTGGCAAGAATTTATCATGACCGTTCAAGCTTCGGTAGCAATGTGTACAGTACCAAAAGTTTTAGATTTGTATTCAAAATGTTTCTGTATCTTAAAACATAAAGCTAGGACAAATCCTCGTATATACGATGAACGATTGTTAC AGATGCTGTATTGGTGTCTAACATTTCTAAGACACACTGGACTTTGGGAACAAATGTGGGAAACCATACGTTTAAATCTCAGTTTGAATCTTAGTCTAAACAAGGACAGTTTAGCTTTCCGGAAAACGAtagatgaaaaaaaattaa TTGGAATGGAAGAATTAATACTTATGTCAAGATTGCCACTGAATCAGTTGTGGCAAAGAACAGAATCGTTAAGAGAAAACTGTCATTGGATTAGCGTCAGTAGAGACGAATTAGAATTAGTTGGTGATTCTCGAAGATTTATTTTACCAGATGATGTCGCAGATTTCGTACATCCAATACTTTCACGGAATTTAAACTTTCGAATGGCTATTCATGCTTTACTTTTACTAAAAGTACCTCTCTTACCTACTCGAGACTATGGATTACAA ATGTTATCCCTCAAAGAATTTCAATGGGGCGTAGAAACTTCAGAAGTATTGCTTCCTTTCGCTTATCCTATGGTTGGCGAAATAACTAGTCATAATGAAAGGAAAGAATTATTAACTGGTATACTTGAAGGGCGTTTAACCTCAGGTCCTCAATATCTTACATTTCATCCTGCCCAGGAATCGTACCTGGAGTTTATACGTGAAGTATTTCTTACAATTGCCGAAAATTTACCTTCTTTGCAACGTACTAGTATATACATTTGGTGGTTACGATACGAAAGACTGCTTATTTGTCTTCATAAAGATGACCCCTTAAAATACGACACCAA GGGTAAGAAGTTGAAAACTATGTTAAAAGAATTTCTAAAAAAGGAGGAAAATAGGAACAATTTGTATTTTTACAAAGAATATGCGTTGATAGAAAAAGAGATGGGAAGATTCGATAATTGTGTGAATATTTTAGAAACAGCAATTCAATCTCAGGGTGCCTATCCATCTGCAGTTTCTAATTCTGAAGAAAAAGCAGCACTTCTCAGCTTATATCGAACATTTATCGAGACATTACTTAATTCTGACACATATAAAGACACAAATAAGCTGCGACTAATGAATGTTATTAAACGAATGGTGCCTGGAGAAAATGAAAATCAATTGCTACTCGTCGAAAAGTATTTGGAAAATTGTGTGAAAAGCTTTTTGCAGGAAGCTCCTTGCGAAGATGAAACGGACACGTATTTCTTACCAAATTTAAAGTGCGATACAATTGCATGTTATGCATACCTTTTGTATATACGAAATTCCAGTACTGATGTAATAGTGGGCATGTTTACGAGTTGTATAAATCATTATAAAGGGTGTCCCCGTATACAG GAAATGTTATACGAAAGTCAAATCGTACTTTTAGAGTTACATTGCAGACAAACTCGTGAAAACGGAATATTAATGAGGGTATTAGACGATATGTTGTATTCGTATCCGAATAACTTTTATGCCCTTTCTGTATTTGCATGCGTAGAG agtgagttaccaatttGGAAATGTAATAGTCAAAAGAAAAAAGTTGAACTGTGGAGAGCAATTGCTATATGTCTAGCAAATCGTAAACGTATTCGTTTTCTAAGAGAACTCGAGGATTTTGACGGTATGAATGCGGCaataaacaaattattgcaTTTTCATCAAAGACTCGCGAA AATAACAACGACTAAATGTTGTCCGTTATTATGGAGATTGTTCATGCTTTTCGTTAGAGAATATAATTTGTGCGAAAAGAAAGGTGAAGAAGTGTACCACGAAAGTGTCGAACAATGTCCTTGGGCCAGAAGTATTTATATAGATGCAGCGGAAGTTGCGCCTCAACTTCTTACACAAGTTCAAGATGTGATACGGGAAAAAGAATTAAGAATGCATGTTACCCCTGAGGAGTTAGACATTCTGCGTGGTTGA
- the LOC143180177 gene encoding nuclear exosome regulator NRDE2-like isoform X2, whose product MSLFPAYSTETEKSSDSSKPDSSPKENESVGWLYNSSYHLERISSNNFVDFSSEDSDETVTEIPRLNKQILYDTTSVSTERSTLEEKTKRGTKHTKKRKKGKRKYTHEVQKNLRYEREVDNIYFEDKHRDKGNDTVKTLCSRVRPYYDVKNYCLGFVSYKQPNKSICERYYTQSIDFIEKAKDMDSIIRRESTIDSSKEEKYLSQWYTNFEEYQTIKTKEYNERLTNDASNIKLWLEYIDFQNTLGHFQKYQTIKDVHRAITVKKLSIVEKAIEKNPESVELLRLKLSFMGELLPADEFSEQLETLVNKDSGNIVLWQEFIMTVQASVAMCTVPKVLDLYSKCFCILKHKARTNPRIYDERLLQMLYWCLTFLRHTGLWEQMWETIRLNLSLNLSLNKDSLAFRKTIDEKKLIGMEELILMSRLPLNQLWQRTESLRENCHWISVSRDELELVGDSRRFILPDDVADFVHPILSRNLNFRMAIHALLLLKVPLLPTRDYGLQMLSLKEFQWGVETSEVLLPFAYPMVGEITSHNERKELLTGILEGRLTSGPQYLTFHPAQESYLEFIREVFLTIAENLPSLQRTSIYIWWLRYERLLICLHKDDPLKYDTKGKKLKTMLKEFLKKEENRNNLYFYKEYALIEKEMGRFDNCVNILETAIQSQGAYPSAVSNSEEKAALLSLYRTFIETLLNSDTYKDTNKLRLMNVIKRMVPGENENQLLLVEKYLENCVKSFLQEAPCEDETDTYFLPNLKCDTIACYAYLLYIRNSSTDVIVGMFTSCINHYKGCPRIQEMLYESQIVLLELHCRQTRENGILMRGTGFPSMRNPNHCGTIISGEAPESDDDGTSLSSVSGAIDAIACMPYTEIKITKSKKCSIKYNSLLHKKLYDCNETLDKDLMQMTEGIIGTAVQDLSGVNRQLLRSELILQEAVCQLRTACNRTKETSNALHQFIDADFLHSVKF is encoded by the exons ATGTCTTTATTTCCGGCATATTCCACGGAAACAGAAAAATCTTCTGATTCTAGTAAACCAGACAGTTCTCCAAAAG AAAATGAATCAGTTGGTTGGCTATACAACTCTAGTTATCATCTAGAACGGATTTCATCTAACAATTTTGTCGATTTCTCATCCGAAGATTCTGATGAAACTGTCACTGAAATTCCTCGTTTAAATAAACAGATATTGTATGATACTACTTCCGTGAGTACCGAGAGATCTACACTGGAAGAAAAAACGAAAAGAGGTACCAAACATaccaaaaagagaaaaaaaggaaaacgtAAATATACTCATGAAGTACAGAAAAACTTAAGATATGAACGAGAAGTGGACAATATTTATTTCGAAGACAAACATAGAGATAAAGGAAACGATACCGTAAAGACGCTTTGCTCCAGAGTAAGACCGTATTACGACGTTAAAAATTATTGTCTTGGTTTTGTTTCATACAAGCAACCAAACAAAAGTATCTGTGAAAGATATTACACACAAAGTATCGACTTTATAGAGAAAGCAAAAGACATGGACAGCATTATTAGAAGAGAATCGACTATAGACTCGTCCAAAGAAGAAAAATACCTTTCTCAGTGGTATACTAACTTTGAAGAATACCAAACGATTAAGACTAAAGAGTATAATGAAAGATTAACCAATGACGCGAGTAATATTAAATTATGGCTTGAATATATTGACTTTCAG AACACATTAGgacattttcaaaaatatcaaaCTATAAAAGATGTCCACCGAGCAATAACGGTGAAAAAGTTATCAATTGTTGAGAAGGCTATAGAAAAAAATCCAGAGTCTGTAGAGTTATTAAGGCTAAAATTATCATTCATGGGAGAACTTTTACCAGCAGATGAATTTTCGGAACAACTGGAAACGTTAGTCAATAAAGATTCAGGAAACATTGTTTTGTGGCAAGAATTTATCATGACCGTTCAAGCTTCGGTAGCAATGTGTACAGTACCAAAAGTTTTAGATTTGTATTCAAAATGTTTCTGTATCTTAAAACATAAAGCTAGGACAAATCCTCGTATATACGATGAACGATTGTTAC AGATGCTGTATTGGTGTCTAACATTTCTAAGACACACTGGACTTTGGGAACAAATGTGGGAAACCATACGTTTAAATCTCAGTTTGAATCTTAGTCTAAACAAGGACAGTTTAGCTTTCCGGAAAACGAtagatgaaaaaaaattaa TTGGAATGGAAGAATTAATACTTATGTCAAGATTGCCACTGAATCAGTTGTGGCAAAGAACAGAATCGTTAAGAGAAAACTGTCATTGGATTAGCGTCAGTAGAGACGAATTAGAATTAGTTGGTGATTCTCGAAGATTTATTTTACCAGATGATGTCGCAGATTTCGTACATCCAATACTTTCACGGAATTTAAACTTTCGAATGGCTATTCATGCTTTACTTTTACTAAAAGTACCTCTCTTACCTACTCGAGACTATGGATTACAA ATGTTATCCCTCAAAGAATTTCAATGGGGCGTAGAAACTTCAGAAGTATTGCTTCCTTTCGCTTATCCTATGGTTGGCGAAATAACTAGTCATAATGAAAGGAAAGAATTATTAACTGGTATACTTGAAGGGCGTTTAACCTCAGGTCCTCAATATCTTACATTTCATCCTGCCCAGGAATCGTACCTGGAGTTTATACGTGAAGTATTTCTTACAATTGCCGAAAATTTACCTTCTTTGCAACGTACTAGTATATACATTTGGTGGTTACGATACGAAAGACTGCTTATTTGTCTTCATAAAGATGACCCCTTAAAATACGACACCAA GGGTAAGAAGTTGAAAACTATGTTAAAAGAATTTCTAAAAAAGGAGGAAAATAGGAACAATTTGTATTTTTACAAAGAATATGCGTTGATAGAAAAAGAGATGGGAAGATTCGATAATTGTGTGAATATTTTAGAAACAGCAATTCAATCTCAGGGTGCCTATCCATCTGCAGTTTCTAATTCTGAAGAAAAAGCAGCACTTCTCAGCTTATATCGAACATTTATCGAGACATTACTTAATTCTGACACATATAAAGACACAAATAAGCTGCGACTAATGAATGTTATTAAACGAATGGTGCCTGGAGAAAATGAAAATCAATTGCTACTCGTCGAAAAGTATTTGGAAAATTGTGTGAAAAGCTTTTTGCAGGAAGCTCCTTGCGAAGATGAAACGGACACGTATTTCTTACCAAATTTAAAGTGCGATACAATTGCATGTTATGCATACCTTTTGTATATACGAAATTCCAGTACTGATGTAATAGTGGGCATGTTTACGAGTTGTATAAATCATTATAAAGGGTGTCCCCGTATACAG GAAATGTTATACGAAAGTCAAATCGTACTTTTAGAGTTACATTGCAGACAAACTCGTGAAAACGGAATATTAATGAGG GGTACTGGATTTCCTTCTATGCGAAACCCTAATCATTGTGGTACTATCATTTCTGGCGAAGCACCTGAATCTGACGATG ATGGAACAAGTTTGAGCAGCGTCAGTGGAGCGATTGATGCTATAGCTTGCATGCCTTACACAGAAATCAAAATAACGAAATCAAAAAAATgttccataaaatacaacagtttactcCATAAAAAATTAT ATGATTGCAACGAAACCTTGGACAAAGATCTTATGCAAATGACAGAGGGAATAATCGGCACTGCGGTTCAAGACTTATCAGGAGTCAATCGACAATTACTACGAAGCGAACTTATTCTCCAAGAGGCTGTCTGCCAATTACGTACCGCCTGCAATCGAACAAAGGAAACCTCGAATGCGTTACATCAGTTCATAGATGCTGATTTTCTACATTCTGTTAAATTCTAA
- the LOC143180177 gene encoding nuclear exosome regulator NRDE2-like isoform X4, whose translation MDSIIRRESTIDSSKEEKYLSQWYTNFEEYQTIKTKEYNERLTNDASNIKLWLEYIDFQNTLGHFQKYQTIKDVHRAITVKKLSIVEKAIEKNPESVELLRLKLSFMGELLPADEFSEQLETLVNKDSGNIVLWQEFIMTVQASVAMCTVPKVLDLYSKCFCILKHKARTNPRIYDERLLQMLYWCLTFLRHTGLWEQMWETIRLNLSLNLSLNKDSLAFRKTIDEKKLIGMEELILMSRLPLNQLWQRTESLRENCHWISVSRDELELVGDSRRFILPDDVADFVHPILSRNLNFRMAIHALLLLKVPLLPTRDYGLQMLSLKEFQWGVETSEVLLPFAYPMVGEITSHNERKELLTGILEGRLTSGPQYLTFHPAQESYLEFIREVFLTIAENLPSLQRTSIYIWWLRYERLLICLHKDDPLKYDTKGKKLKTMLKEFLKKEENRNNLYFYKEYALIEKEMGRFDNCVNILETAIQSQGAYPSAVSNSEEKAALLSLYRTFIETLLNSDTYKDTNKLRLMNVIKRMVPGENENQLLLVEKYLENCVKSFLQEAPCEDETDTYFLPNLKCDTIACYAYLLYIRNSSTDVIVGMFTSCINHYKGCPRIQEMLYESQIVLLELHCRQTRENGILMRVLDDMLYSYPNNFYALSVFACVESELPIWKCNSQKKKVELWRAIAICLANRKRIRFLRELEDFDGMNAAINKLLHFHQRLAKITTTKCCPLLWRLFMLFVREYNLCEKKGEEVYHESVEQCPWARSIYIDAAEVAPQLLTQVQDVIREKELRMHVTPEELDILRG comes from the exons ATGGACAGCATTATTAGAAGAGAATCGACTATAGACTCGTCCAAAGAAGAAAAATACCTTTCTCAGTGGTATACTAACTTTGAAGAATACCAAACGATTAAGACTAAAGAGTATAATGAAAGATTAACCAATGACGCGAGTAATATTAAATTATGGCTTGAATATATTGACTTTCAG AACACATTAGgacattttcaaaaatatcaaaCTATAAAAGATGTCCACCGAGCAATAACGGTGAAAAAGTTATCAATTGTTGAGAAGGCTATAGAAAAAAATCCAGAGTCTGTAGAGTTATTAAGGCTAAAATTATCATTCATGGGAGAACTTTTACCAGCAGATGAATTTTCGGAACAACTGGAAACGTTAGTCAATAAAGATTCAGGAAACATTGTTTTGTGGCAAGAATTTATCATGACCGTTCAAGCTTCGGTAGCAATGTGTACAGTACCAAAAGTTTTAGATTTGTATTCAAAATGTTTCTGTATCTTAAAACATAAAGCTAGGACAAATCCTCGTATATACGATGAACGATTGTTAC AGATGCTGTATTGGTGTCTAACATTTCTAAGACACACTGGACTTTGGGAACAAATGTGGGAAACCATACGTTTAAATCTCAGTTTGAATCTTAGTCTAAACAAGGACAGTTTAGCTTTCCGGAAAACGAtagatgaaaaaaaattaa TTGGAATGGAAGAATTAATACTTATGTCAAGATTGCCACTGAATCAGTTGTGGCAAAGAACAGAATCGTTAAGAGAAAACTGTCATTGGATTAGCGTCAGTAGAGACGAATTAGAATTAGTTGGTGATTCTCGAAGATTTATTTTACCAGATGATGTCGCAGATTTCGTACATCCAATACTTTCACGGAATTTAAACTTTCGAATGGCTATTCATGCTTTACTTTTACTAAAAGTACCTCTCTTACCTACTCGAGACTATGGATTACAA ATGTTATCCCTCAAAGAATTTCAATGGGGCGTAGAAACTTCAGAAGTATTGCTTCCTTTCGCTTATCCTATGGTTGGCGAAATAACTAGTCATAATGAAAGGAAAGAATTATTAACTGGTATACTTGAAGGGCGTTTAACCTCAGGTCCTCAATATCTTACATTTCATCCTGCCCAGGAATCGTACCTGGAGTTTATACGTGAAGTATTTCTTACAATTGCCGAAAATTTACCTTCTTTGCAACGTACTAGTATATACATTTGGTGGTTACGATACGAAAGACTGCTTATTTGTCTTCATAAAGATGACCCCTTAAAATACGACACCAA GGGTAAGAAGTTGAAAACTATGTTAAAAGAATTTCTAAAAAAGGAGGAAAATAGGAACAATTTGTATTTTTACAAAGAATATGCGTTGATAGAAAAAGAGATGGGAAGATTCGATAATTGTGTGAATATTTTAGAAACAGCAATTCAATCTCAGGGTGCCTATCCATCTGCAGTTTCTAATTCTGAAGAAAAAGCAGCACTTCTCAGCTTATATCGAACATTTATCGAGACATTACTTAATTCTGACACATATAAAGACACAAATAAGCTGCGACTAATGAATGTTATTAAACGAATGGTGCCTGGAGAAAATGAAAATCAATTGCTACTCGTCGAAAAGTATTTGGAAAATTGTGTGAAAAGCTTTTTGCAGGAAGCTCCTTGCGAAGATGAAACGGACACGTATTTCTTACCAAATTTAAAGTGCGATACAATTGCATGTTATGCATACCTTTTGTATATACGAAATTCCAGTACTGATGTAATAGTGGGCATGTTTACGAGTTGTATAAATCATTATAAAGGGTGTCCCCGTATACAG GAAATGTTATACGAAAGTCAAATCGTACTTTTAGAGTTACATTGCAGACAAACTCGTGAAAACGGAATATTAATGAGGGTATTAGACGATATGTTGTATTCGTATCCGAATAACTTTTATGCCCTTTCTGTATTTGCATGCGTAGAG agtgagttaccaatttGGAAATGTAATAGTCAAAAGAAAAAAGTTGAACTGTGGAGAGCAATTGCTATATGTCTAGCAAATCGTAAACGTATTCGTTTTCTAAGAGAACTCGAGGATTTTGACGGTATGAATGCGGCaataaacaaattattgcaTTTTCATCAAAGACTCGCGAA AATAACAACGACTAAATGTTGTCCGTTATTATGGAGATTGTTCATGCTTTTCGTTAGAGAATATAATTTGTGCGAAAAGAAAGGTGAAGAAGTGTACCACGAAAGTGTCGAACAATGTCCTTGGGCCAGAAGTATTTATATAGATGCAGCGGAAGTTGCGCCTCAACTTCTTACACAAGTTCAAGATGTGATACGGGAAAAAGAATTAAGAATGCATGTTACCCCTGAGGAGTTAGACATTCTGCGTGGTTGA